The Nematostella vectensis chromosome 11, jaNemVect1.1, whole genome shotgun sequence nucleotide sequence GAgtaaagcaaagtacaaaacAGAAGTGCTTACTGAAAGAGGTTTTAATTGGATAAGGATCGTTGCAACCTTGAAACTGATACCCCGCTCACGCTGAGTCGTTCAGAGCGCTAAACAATCACTTTTCGTGGACGTTGTAACATAATTTCTATACTTATATGTCGATCGTTCTTAAATATTTTACCTTTTACCTATTATTTTTAACTCTTCATTTATGCTCCAACCGACAGAATCTTATAGTAAGACTCCAAtttcattattattgattCAATATTGAGAACTCTTTTGTTAACATAATGCATGTAATGTCCCTGAACAAATATAGACAAGTACTGTATATAAGGAACCACTTATAATCATTATAGTACGAACTCTGAGCTCAGAATAAACCACGTTGTGAACCACTTGGTTGCCCGTGTCCTCCCTCCCGCGTAGCAGTTTGAGCTAGTTCACCCCTATAGCAATTGGTGGTAGAATTCCGGGTACCGACAGGTATTTCTTACCAGTCGCTACACTTTACAAAATGTAGATCATTTTACTGGGCACAGTGCGCAAAGTAAGCAGAAAAACCTCTTATCTTCTTTTATCACAAGAAATGTCTTGTCGgtcatttttaaaaacactCATCCTAAAAACGTCATCTTGCCGAGGCTACCTTGAATTCTTAACTTATACGTTTACGAAATAAAATGCTATAATATGATATGTTATGAAAATGTATGATACGATATAATAAATGAAAGATTACATGCCCTTCCCATACCCACCCCCTATTATGTACAACACATTTCATGATGGTTTTGCTTGGTGTTTCTGTTGACACACCTACTAGTGGTCAAAGCGTGACTGGCCAGTGCGCGCGCATATCTCATGTAATCTCTCAGTCAGTAACAGATCTGTAGAGTTACAATCAAACATCTACTTATAGGTAAGTTtcctttaatttttaaattttcgcgcCACGCGCACGCAACACGTTTGACTATCAGCGACAAAGGTGTTTAACAGACTGGTATATTCAAAGGTCTGTAAAAATCGGGGATTATGGGAAATCGGGCGTATTTGGTAATAGAGATTATTCTAGCAGAGGATAATATATAAGACATCGATGAACTAACCGTTTTAGAGGATATCGGTTTTATTCCTTCAGATGCACTTAAAAGTAGATGATTGGAATCATTTAGTTTGCTGATTTGTATGCTGATTGTACGTTTTTTTGCGAAAATAATTCATcatactttttaaaaattcCCGGTAATAAACCTGTTATACGCAGGACCCCCTTTCAGTATCTATCCGCCCATTTTTGTAGTAGTTACGCCATCTGAAATCGCACAATATAAAAACCCCTGGgacttgtttttttaatgtatctaagaattttaaatattttcaaatattattttccGTTTAATTCCATCATTTATTATTCTttccatttttatttgtttatccCTTTCTAATTTCTTACAAAATCGTATTTAAAGAAGTCTTAATCTCATAATATTTTCAAGGTATTTTGGAGTTTACTGAAGCCCCGAAGTAACCCGTAAAGTTTCTTGAAGGCATGGAGACCCAAAACTTCGTAGTGATTTTTCGATCTCGTTTTCAGATCCCACGTTCCTTGTCGCTGGCTCTAAGGTACGTGGGGCTCTGGGAAGGAGACTGAGCCCGTATTTTTacaataatcatttttttctttactgtTTGCAATTCCCTTCTATAAGCATTAACATGTTTACAGTCTAATTGTCTATCCCAATAACATGCTTAACAATGTATTGCATTGTAACGTATTACATTGCAACGTATTGCATCAAGGATTTTGTGAGaagtgggggggagggtggggagagATTGCGCCGGCATAGGTATCCTGTGCATCCTCCATGTACCTATGTACGAGCCTGTATCATTTATGCGCCATAGgtgaagaaagaaaacacccagacagggagaccatgaacctgggatacacccagacagggagaccatgcagatgggatacacccagacaggaagaccatgcagatgggatacacccagacagggtGACCATGCaaatgggatacacccagacagggaaACCATGCAGATGCGATACACCCAGttagggagaccatgcagatgggatacacacAGACAGGGTGACCATGCCGATgtgatacacccagacagggagaccatgtagatgggatacacccagacagggagaccatgcagatgggatacaccacCCAGACAGGGTGACCATGCaaatgggatacacccagacagggaaACCATGCAGATGGAATACACCCAGACAGaaagaccatgcagatgggatacactcagacagggagaccatgtaGATGGGATACGAGGTTTGCCTCTTCAATTTTTAACAAGCTATTTTATGCACCGGAAGCAGTATGTTCAGTTGGAGGAAACTGTTTTATCAGCGCAACAAATAACCTGTGGTATTCCTCAGGGTAGCTTGTTAGGACCGATCCTCTTTCTAATCTATATTAATGATATGCCTAGCTGCACCGATACTTTGACTTTTCGAATTTTTGCTGACGACACTAACGTGTTTGCGTCTGCAAGTGATCTCAGAACCTTAGAAAAGCTCATGAACAGAGAATTAGGAAAAGTCAAGGATTGGTGCGACATTAATAAACTATCCATCAActtaattaaaattaatttatgATAATCAAATCAGTTAGGAAAAAAGATGACGCGGTAGATATGAAAATCGGTAGTCAACCTCTAGAGCGTAAGaaatatattaaatatttaGGAGTGCTACTAGATGAGACAGTCTCCTTCAAGCACCACATCTCCTACGTATGTACACGAATCTCTAGAAATAACGGTATCCTCGCGAAACTCAGACACTTTTGATCTCTCATGCAAATGAAACAAATTTACTATAGTTTCATCTTTCCATATATATCCTATGCAATTTTAGCCTGGGGCAGTGCTTATCAAACACACATTAAAAAAGTACAAACTAAGCAAAACCACACAATAGGACATATTTTCTTTGCAAAGACTTTTGGTACTGATACAGATAGTGCATTGCCCCTGTCTTTAAATTACAAGCACTGAAATTCATTCACCTCTGGCATAAGGGACTTCTGCCTTATTCCTTCtctaattattttaattatgcAAGCGGAATCCATGGTTACAATACAAGATATGCCTCTAGGAAAAATTTATACAAAAGTAAAGTACGAACAAACTCCGGTAAACAAACTTTAGAATATGTTGCAACAGATGTTTGGGCTGATCTCCGCACTGAGTTGAAAGAGCTTTTAAGCTCTTTGTAAGTATTAAAATACTTACAAATTTCAAAGTACTTTGAAGCGTCATTTACTGGATGAGTAATACTAGGTCACGACTTTTTTACTCTAAATAATTATCTGCGTTACGCAGTTTAgcagataattgttttctgCACGATCCACCTGAATATGATAGTTATTTaatctttattattttcattttgtttgtttattctagTTACGTAATATTTCGCATGTGTCAGGCTATATAAGCTACGGCGCTTATGCATTCGTTCCTTCGATTCGTGAACTACATGCACACTGTACGCCActgtcaccccccccccccccccctccttcgcGGTTCTTTTGAATTAatgctattttattttttatcctcCTATATTATCTAGTGTGGAGAAATAGGTAATTCAATTAAGAATGCAGGAAGCCCACGATTCTTCCACCAGCTTACCAGCAGCCCAAGTCAGGCAGTACCTTTGGCTCCAGTTCTCCCGCCGGTCCTCACGCTTAACTATTGGTCGCGACGATGAAGCTGTTAAGGATGACACCAAAGAAGTTGAGTTCGTGCAAATGCTTTCATTAATGCGAGATGAGTTTTGTGGTGGTAACGGAAACGCTAATGTTAAAGGGCGGTTGAAGCACGCTATTAGTTTTTGGTCCGATACTTTGAATGCCAGAGATTTTGTTATTCGTATGATAGCAGAAGGCTATAGGCTTCTGTGAcaagttgcgtgacagagcacGTGCTCAGAACGTGACCCTGGACCCTCGTAGATTGTGCAAGACTCATGGCTCGTTTCACCGTTGAATAAACGTctacaaaacttcttattatCCTCTTCTTACATGGTAGCAGCGGTTAACTATGGCCTCAGGATATGTCTTACCGCCGCCGGCGCCGCTGGAGATACACAATAGCAATGCTGCTGACAAATGGAAGCGATTTGTGCTCGCTTGGAAAAACTACTCGTTGGCGACTGGGTTGAACGAGAAAGCTGAAGCCGTACAAGTAGCTACGTTGCTAACAGTTATCGGTGAAGAGGCGAGAGAAGTCTACTCGACATTTACCCTGACCGAAGGAGAGACAGACAAGATAGAGCCTGTCATAAAGAAATTCGCCGAGTACTGTCAACCAAGAAAGAACGTGCCGTTCGAAAGATTCCGTTTCAACCAGCGAATGCAAGAGCCTGGAGAGTCCTACGAGCACTATAGAACAGCGCTGAGAAAATTGGCCGAGTCCTGCGAGTTTGATACGATTACGCCAGACGAAATACTTCGAGATCGGTTGTTATTTGGAATACATGACACGAAGGTCAGAGAAAGGTTGTTACGCGAGTCCAAATTAACACTAGCGAAAACAGATGAAATTTGCCGAGCGGCTGAGAGTATGCTTGCTCAGATGAAAATAGTCAAAGATACATCTGAGACAGACGTCAATGCCGTGAGTAAATTCGAGTCGAAGAAACCCAACATCAAAAATTATCGGCGAAAGCAACGAGGTCAAGGCAAACAATGTGACAACTGTGGATACCAACATATGGCAAATCCGGAATCGTGTCCCGCACGAGGAAAGGACTGCCGGAAGTGCGGAGCGAAAAATCACTTTGCCAATAGATGCAAACAGGAAGTCAAGGCTACCGAAGTCGAAGAAACAGATATGTATCCTGAGGAGACATATCAAACGGAGGAAGTATTGGCCGTCTGGTTGGATGATTCGCAGCTGGTCACATTTCAATCAGAGTCTGGAAGTTTCATCCGTTTCCAACCTGATACTGGTGCACAATGCAATGTGTTGCCAGTGCACATATACAAGCAGGCGTGTAACGACCACAAGCTAGTAAAAGTGAAACCCGTGCAAACGTCCTTAGTGGCGTATGGGGGATCAAAGATCCCATGAAATCCGCCCGATTCTGGGGCGTAAGGCATGCCTAGGCATGAACATTATACAGTACAATGACAACGACCAGTTTCACAAACCGCAGACAGATGGAGCGACAGTGTTCACCGTTGACCCCAAACCAGGAGCTGCACTAACAAGAGAAGAAATATTGGCTAAGTTCCCAGCAGTGTTCAGTGACGGGGTTGGCAAACTTGATGGAGAATACACCATCAGACTAGACACAAACGCTCAACCAGTACAACACGCACCACGTAGAGTTGCAGTAGCCCTAAGACCCCAGCTCAAGAAAACCTTGAATGATCTAGTGGACAAAGAGATAATAGCACCGGTGACCACACCCACCTCGTGGATCAGCTCTATGGTAGTAGTTCCCAAGAAAGATGGAAAACTGCGAATATGCCTAGACCCAAAGGATCTCAACAAAGCCATCCAGAGTGAAAACTATCCCCTACCAACCATAGAAGAGGTTGCAACACGATTACACGGTGCCAAGGTGTTCACGTTGTTGGATGTCCGCAACGGTTTCTGGCACGTCCAGCTAGAGGAAGAGTCGACCTATCTAACAACTTTCCATACACCGTTTGGCCGATACCGATGGAAGAGAATGCCTTTCGGGATCTCCTCAGCACCAGAAGTGTTTCAAAGAAAGATGCATGAATTTGCCGaaggtctgactggaaccgaaGTTGTTGCTGATGATTTCCTGGTAGTGGGCTATGGCGAGAGCTACGAGGAGGCAACGGCGGATCACGACAGGAACCTCCTGGCATTCCTAAACCGTTGTGATCAACGGGACATACACCTGAATCCCGACAAGATGAGACTTAGGAAATCAGAGTTACTCTTCATTGGCCACATAGCAACTGACAAGGGACTTAAAGTCGACCCTGCTAAAGTGCGAGCAATGGTGGACATGCCCTCACCGACCGACAAGCTTGGGGTACAGCGTCTGTTAGGCCTAGCCCAATACCTTGCAAAGTTCCTGCCCCAGCTGTCAGACATCACAAAGCCGCTGAGGGATCTCACACAGAGCGACGTGCAGTTCATCTGGGATGATGCGCAACAGTCTGCGTTTGAAAAGCTAAAGGATGCCGTTACAGTCACTCCAGTATTGCGGTACTACACCTAGACGAGGAGATTACACTTCAGTGCGATGCGTCGCAGAGCGGATTGGGTGCCGCATTACTACAGAATGGCCAACCAGTAGCCTACGCATCACGTGCACTCACGCCCGCTGAGACGCGTTATGCACAGATTGAGAAGGAGCTGCTCGCGATTGTCTTTGCGTGTGACCGTTTCCATACGTACGTCTACGGCCGCGAAGTCGTCAACATCGAGACTGATCACAAGCCTTTGGAACCAATCTTCATCAAACCTCTGGCGACTGCTCCGAAACGCCTACAACGAATGCTGCTGAGTCTGCAGAGTTACAGTCTCAATGTGAAGTACAAGAAAGGCAAAGATCTTTACTTGGCTGACACCCTAAGCAGAGCTTACCTACCCGAAGTCAACGCCTGGGAGTTTACCAGGGAGCTGGAGGAGATTGACCATCGATCATGGATGCCAGTGAGAGAAGAGACTTGGCAGCAACTCAAAAATGCAGCAGTAGATGATGCGGTGCAACAAAACCTTCGAGAGGTTATAAAGAGAGGTTGGCCAGAGAGCAAAACAGACCTGCCGGAGTGCGTGCATCCTTACTTTGATATTCGAGACGAGCTAACTGTCCAAGAAGAACTCATCTTTAAAGGCCAACAGTTGGTGGTTCCTAGAGCCCTGAGGAAGGAGCTTATGGAAAAGACACACTCATCCCACATCGGTATAGAAGGCTGCATAAGACGAGCAAGAGACACGTTTTTCTGGCCGCGGATGACTGTCGAGTTGAAGGAGTACATCACAAAATGCGAAGTATGTTTGACTCATCGCAGTGGCCAACGAAAGGAGCCAATTCTCCAACATGAGTTTGTCGCTCGACCTTGGGGAAAGGTCTCAGCTGACCTCTGTGAGCTCGACAACCGAACACTGCTAGTGGTCAGTGACTACTTCAGCAACTACATAGAAGTGGCCCGGCTTAACACAGTGACGTCACGAGCAATAATAAAGGAGCTGAAGGCAATATTTGCCAGGTTTGGCATCCCAGACACCCTTATAACCGACAATGGACCGCAGTTCGCATCAGCGGAGTTTAGTGTATTTGCCAAGACCTGGATGTTCGAACACAAGACGTCATCCCCAAGATATGTCCAAGCAAATGGGAAAGCGGAAAATGCTGTACAGACAGTAAAGAGGCTGTCTAAAAAATGCAAGACATCCGGGGGGTCAGAATTCCAAGCACTTCTCGACTGGCGGAATACTCCGACTGCTGGAATCGGAACTAGCCCGGCCCAGCGCCTTTTCGGACGTCGATGCAAAACACTTCTCCCTGTGGCTGGTTCCCTACTACAGCCTAGCTACAACACTGAAGAGGACACCAGGAAGTTGATAGGTACCAAGCAACGCCAGAAGTTTTATTACGATAAGCACAGCAAGCCCCTGGAGCCCATCGCTGTCGGCGAAACTGTGCGCATGAAGCTACCAGGACAAGACACGTGGACGCCTGGTACGTGTTTAGGTCAAGCCGGACCTAGGAACTACAACGTCGAGACTGAAGGTACCACCTACCGACGAAACCGCCGACAGTTGATCAGCACTGGAGAAACAAACAGCCAAGTACCTGATGTTCTGGAATCACCAGAACCCGATGATGCTCAGCAGCAACCCAGCCAGGTTGCCCTGCCACCAGATTCTTCACAGGCTATAACAAGGCCTCGGCGGGAGGTGAAGCCTCCTGCATGGCTCAAAGACTATGTGCCAAAATAACATTGAAACTGTTAGGACACTGAACATTAGTAATAATCCATCGTATGATTTTAGTTGTAAAATTTCGATTTTTACCCtttgattattataatgttGTTTTAACCAACCGTTAGCGTTACTGTTAAAAGAGGGAAGATGTGAcaagttgcgtgacagagcacGTGCTCAGAACGTGACCCTGGACCCTCGTAGATTGTGCAAGACTCATGGCTCGTTTCACCGTTGAATAAACGTctacaaaacttcttattatCCTCTTCTTACAGCTTCCTTTTGCAGAGTATCCAGTTAAGTGCTACCTAAAGAATAATAGATCTTCTCTGTTACATACGGAATTTGTCAAAGATGCCATTTCAGAACTACTCGCCAAGAACCGTATTACAGAGCATGCTGATCCCCCTTTTTGTGTTAACCCATTAACAGTCGCAGAGGGTAAGAAGCTTCGTTTGGTTATTGTCTTGAGGAACGTTAACTCTTATCTAATGAAGGTTAAATTTCAATACGAAGACCTGAGATCATTGTCGCAAGTTTTGGAACAGAACGATTGGTTTTTTACATGGGACTTAAAATCCGGATATCACCACGTCGATATTCACCCAGACCACCACAGATATCTAGGCTTTGCTTGGGATTTCGACGGTTGCACTAGATATTTCACCTACTCCGTTCTTCCGTTCGGCCTTGCTAGCGCCTGTTTTTGCTTCACTAAGCTAATGCGTCCATTGCTTAATCGTTGGCGTTCTATGGGACAGccatgttttgtttgtttatcttgATGACGGATTTTCTAGTTCCCCAGTTTGGAATCGGCCAAAGAAGCAAGTCAAATTCATCAGAAAGATCTCAATTCCTCAGGCTTATTATGTAATTTCGAGTCTCATTTCCGACCCATGCAGATTGGCGAATGGCTTGGTTTTACCATTAACACCATCGCCATGGAATTTTCCATTCCCTCGAAGAAAGTTGTTAAACTTAAGAGCCTTCTCGACCGAGCCATTACCGATGAGCATTCAACATTTAGAGAGTTAGCGCGTATAGCCGGTACAATTATTTCAGATGCCATTTCTGTCGGTCCTATTTCTAGGCTTTCACTAGACAAATGTACCTTGCTGTAGAATTACGGTATGGATTGGACTGCACTCTTTCATTTTCCGCTACACTTTTGGAAGAGTCGAGGTTTTGGTATTGTAACATTGATATTTTTAATGGCTACGCTATTCGTTACCCTAGTTTGAATTTGGCAATAGTGTTCTGCGACGCCAGCGATGTAGCGTTTGGCGGATATATTGCTCCTTTAAGAGGATCGCACATTGTTAGCGGCATGTTTACCGGTATTGAAAGTCGAGGTAGTTCTACGTTCAGGGAAATGAAAGCTATCTATTACGTCTTGTCTTCACAAATTGAATCTCTACGGAACAAACAGATAATTACAGATAACCAATCGGCGGCAAGGATAGTTACCTTTGGCAGCACCAAGCCTCATCTTCAGTCCATCACGCTAGAAATTTTCAAGCTATGTTTCATGCACGGAATCTCGTTACAGTCTCAATGGATCCCTAGGTCTTCCAACGATACAGCTGATCAACTCAGCAGATTTATAGACTACGATGACTGGTCTAATCCAGCTGTATTTCGTCTTCTAAACATCAAGTGGGGTCCTTACACCATTGACAGATTCGCTACCCATTACAATGCACAGCTTTCCCGTTTCAATTCTAAATTTGCTGCTCCCGGTTCATGTAAAGTTGACGCATTTACACAAGAATGGTCAGGTGAAAACAACTGGATTTGTCCCCCAGTTCACTTAATCGTTCAGTCCATCAGAGCACTGTCTTCGTCCCAGGGTTATGGTACTGTGATTATCCCTGAATGGCCCTCGAGCTACTTTTGGCCATTTTTGCATTCTAGCCCTACCCTATTTGAGTCCTTCGTTTTGGAGTCTTTCCGATTTCCGCGCATTCCTGACTTAATTCTGCAGGGTCCCGGACAGAGTCAGATTTACAAGTCGCGCCCTTCTGTGTTCTCTGgctgccatattttttttccatgcTAGCTTTGCGCGTAGATTTTAGGTGAGAATTGTTTTAGTTATTTTTGCGTATGCCAAGAAGTTAGCACCTGAATTGTTATTTGCATAATGCAAGCATATTTACAAAATGCTTGAAGTCGAGCCTCTAGTTTGAAGCGTGCTCGTATTTTGTGAGGTATTTCACGTAATTCGCCTTTGGA carries:
- the LOC125573769 gene encoding uncharacterized protein LOC125573769; this encodes MASGYVLPPPAPLEIHNSNAADKWKRFVLAWKNYSLATGLNEKAEAVQVATLLTVIGEEAREVYSTFTLTEGETDKIEPVIKKFAEYCQPRKNVPFERFRFNQRMQEPGESYEHYRTALRKLAESCEFDTITPDEILRDRLLFGIHDTKVRERLLRESKLTLAKTDEICRAAESMLAQMKIVKDTSETDVNAVSKFESKKPNIKNYRRKQRGQGKQCDNCGYQHMANPESCPARGKDCRKCGAKNHFANRCKQEVKATEVEETDMYPEETYQTEEVLAVWLDDSQLVTFQSESGSFIRFQPDTGAQCNVLPVHIYKQACNDHKLVKVKPVQTSLVAYGGSKIP